Part of the Paenibacillus aurantius genome, TTCCAGCGGCTGGAGCGGAAGCTGCTTTCCGAAGGATACAGCCGAGCTTCTTGCCACAAGCCGCAAATACGGATGCGAGCAATCGATCACAGCGGCTGCCGTGGAAGCCAATGACCGCATGCTTCTTTACTGCGTAAGCAAGGTTCAGTCCCGGTTGAAATCCCTGCCGGGTAAAACGGTCGGCCTTCTCGGCCTTACGTTCAAGCCGAATACGGATGATGCCCGGCAGACGCAGGCTCAGGTCATGGCCCGGCAGCTGGAGAGCTTGGGGGCCAGGGTCAAAGTCCATGATCCCCAGGGGATGGAAATGTTCAGAAGGCTCAATCCGGATCTCGCCGTGGAATACTGCGAAAGCCCGGAGCAGGTCTTGGCAGGCGCGGACGCCGCCGTCCTTCTCACCCACTGGGATTGTTACCTGGCGATGGACTGGGAATCGGCCCGGCCGGCGATGAAGGTTCCCTATTTGCTGGATACCCGAAATGTTCTGGATTCCCGGAAAATGCTTCAATGGGGTTATGTATATGAAGGGCTCGGGAAGTAACAAGAGGTAATGAGATTGCTTGGTTCGGCATGTAACTCAAAAAAATGGCTCGGAGTTTCCTCCAAGCCATTTTTTCTTTTTATTTTCGTATAAGCGGGGCCATGCCGATTCTGATCTATAGACGAAGGAGGATACCGAAAACAGCCGCCAGCTGCTTATAGTCCCCTGTACGGCTTAACGCTTTTCTTTCAGCGCTCAGCTTCTCCAGAAGCTTAGGTTTTTTTTTGTTGGAGAACAACAGGGAGCCCGTCACCTTACGGCCCCGGGCTCTTTTAATAAGCAGGGTATGGAGAGCCCGGACAAAACGGTCCCTGAATAAGCGGAAGGAATCCGGGAACCGGTCTTTCAAATGGTAATATTCCTGTATCGTCCGGTTGATCTCAAAATAATTTATTTTTCCCATTTGATGAAGGGCGATCAGGGCGATTCCTAGGTCATGGTGCTTCTCATAAAATTTCAATAAATTTCCGGTAAGCTGGGCCTTGCGGGCGGACTCCGAAAAAGGATGCTCCTGGTGGTAACACACGATCCCTTCACCGGCATAGAAGCGGGCGCCGTTCTGGAATAGACGGAAGCCGAGCTCCCAGTCCTCAAAGCCATAGCCCTGGAAATTCTCATCGAAATAACCGGCTTTCTCCACTAATGCTTTCTTTACCGAAATGTTCCCTGTAAGAAAACCGATCCAAGGCAGATGAAAACCTTTTAACTCCGGACCAAAATGGGCGAGGACATGCTTTTTGTAGTAGAACGACTTCTCGAACGACAATTTTTTATACTGCCCGGAATCGATATGCGCGAGCCTGACCAGCTGTTTGGGCCGGCCACTTCGCTTTATATATCGCTTCAAAGTACGGGCGGTCGTGCAGTGCTTCCGAATCGATGGCCATTTCCGTACTATCCGTCTGCAGTGTTTGAACTGGCTATACTTGAAAGAAGGGGAAAGAATGGAGTAAAGGCCTCGGAAGCCGGTAAACACACCCGTTACGACCAGGTTATCGGCTCCCTCCTGATATTTCATATGATTGGCGACAAAATCCGGCTCCACAATCATTTCGGCGTCCAGGAAGATGAGCAGGGGAGCGCTTGCCGCATGAATTCCCCGGTTTCGGGAGGCGGAGCGTCCGGTATTGGAGTCGCTGCGGAGACACTGCAAAAAATAGGCAGGGTAATAGCCTTGCAGACTCTCTAACGTTCCATCGGTTGACCCGTCATCGACCAGAATAACCTCCATTCTGGAAAGGTCGAAGGTTTGCTTCTCGAGAGAATGCAGGGTTAACCTAACCTCCGTTTTTTTGTTGTAAGTCGGGATGATAATGCTGACGTCGAAGGTCATTCTCTAATCACCTACCTCTCCAATAATTTCTGGAAAGACTTAACCAGACCGGGAAATCGGCCTTCTTCTCTCAGCAGGGAAAGCTCATTTTGGAAAGCCTCATAGGCTCCCGGCTGATCTTCGAAGAGGACATCGCCCAGATTCTTGACCGGCTGTTCGTTTACCAAACGGTCGGCTATCTTCTCAAACAAAGTCATACTCGAATTTAGAAACGCCTGGTACTTCTCCGTCGAATCGGAAGTCATTTCTTTGTACTCGGAGACGAGATCGTTTATGGAAACGAAATCCCTGATGCCGAGCAGAAGCAAAGTATGAAG contains:
- a CDS encoding glycosyltransferase family 2 protein, whose product is MTFDVSIIIPTYNKKTEVRLTLHSLEKQTFDLSRMEVILVDDGSTDGTLESLQGYYPAYFLQCLRSDSNTGRSASRNRGIHAASAPLLIFLDAEMIVEPDFVANHMKYQEGADNLVVTGVFTGFRGLYSILSPSFKYSQFKHCRRIVRKWPSIRKHCTTARTLKRYIKRSGRPKQLVRLAHIDSGQYKKLSFEKSFYYKKHVLAHFGPELKGFHLPWIGFLTGNISVKKALVEKAGYFDENFQGYGFEDWELGFRLFQNGARFYAGEGIVCYHQEHPFSESARKAQLTGNLLKFYEKHHDLGIALIALHQMGKINYFEINRTIQEYYHLKDRFPDSFRLFRDRFVRALHTLLIKRARGRKVTGSLLFSNKKKPKLLEKLSAERKALSRTGDYKQLAAVFGILLRL